Proteins encoded by one window of Enterococcus faecalis:
- the sapS gene encoding two-component system sensor histidine kinase SapS, whose protein sequence is MTILKYLKDRWLLLIGWLFFLFLTCFILWLAPNVRLDWTVVGYIFLLQSVFLSLFLTIDYYLKRKWWLSLATEKEPPSLQEYLNTAEKEEELLVQTYINGLLQEHQQTMQQAINNQQDQKDYIDSWVHEIKVPLTAITLLVQSVEDDIPEKKYYLLENELGKIDEYVEQVLYYARLDSFSRDYLLQEYSLKEIVQSVVRTQANYFIQKRLQFSIEGEDEAVLTDRKWVIFIFRQLLSNAVKYTPEGGTITVLISKNKQGIYLSLKDSGIGIPTQDQRRIFDKGFTGENGRKSEQHSTGLGLYLAHSLAKKLGHDLTVESTEGQGTTMTLFFPSLSYYNEVK, encoded by the coding sequence ATGACCATTCTAAAGTATTTAAAAGATCGCTGGTTATTACTAATTGGTTGGTTATTTTTTCTGTTCTTAACTTGTTTTATTTTATGGTTGGCTCCTAATGTCCGCTTAGATTGGACAGTGGTTGGCTATATCTTTTTACTGCAAAGTGTTTTTTTATCGCTATTTTTAACAATTGATTATTATTTAAAACGTAAGTGGTGGCTTTCGTTGGCAACGGAAAAAGAGCCGCCTTCTTTACAAGAATATTTGAATACAGCAGAAAAAGAAGAAGAACTACTTGTCCAAACGTATATTAACGGTTTATTGCAAGAGCACCAACAAACCATGCAGCAAGCAATTAACAACCAACAGGACCAAAAAGATTACATTGACTCTTGGGTTCATGAAATCAAAGTCCCCCTAACGGCTATCACGTTACTGGTACAATCTGTCGAAGATGATATTCCAGAGAAAAAATATTATCTATTGGAAAATGAGTTAGGTAAAATTGATGAATATGTCGAGCAAGTCCTATATTATGCTAGACTGGACAGCTTTTCTCGAGATTATTTACTCCAAGAATATTCTTTAAAAGAAATTGTGCAATCTGTTGTTCGTACGCAAGCAAATTATTTTATCCAAAAAAGATTGCAATTCTCAATTGAAGGGGAAGATGAAGCGGTTTTAACCGACCGAAAATGGGTCATTTTTATTTTCCGCCAATTATTAAGTAATGCAGTCAAGTATACGCCAGAAGGCGGCACGATTACGGTCCTAATTTCCAAAAATAAACAAGGTATTTATTTATCTTTAAAAGATTCTGGGATTGGCATTCCGACACAAGATCAACGACGCATTTTCGATAAAGGATTTACTGGTGAAAACGGGCGAAAAAGCGAACAGCATTCGACTGGTCTTGGCCTGTATTTGGCCCATAGCTTAGCGAAAAAGTTAGGTCATGATTTAACAGTCGAATCGACAGAAGGGCAAGGTACGACGATGACATTGTTTTTCCCTTCCCTCAGTTATTATAATGAAGTGAAATAA
- a CDS encoding GRP family sugar transporter has protein sequence MSLLIALVPMIAWGSIGLVSGKIGGSANQQTLGMTIGALLFSIVVFFVIQPTLTTATLIVGFISGLFWSLGQNKQFHSMKYMGVSVGLPISTGMQLVVNTVAGAVFFHEWTKTKDFVVGFIALAFLVFGVYLTARQDDDSQPKTSNSMLDFNKGIRALIFSTVGYGVYTIIINATGLDPWGIILPQSIGMLVGASFFAFKKVKVDRFVWMNMTTGLLWGLGNICMLLTMREIGLAISFSLSQMGIIISTLGGIFLLGERKSKKEMFYVIFGCIFVILGGILLGYMKA, from the coding sequence ATGAGTTTACTTATCGCTTTAGTGCCCATGATTGCGTGGGGCAGTATTGGTTTAGTCAGCGGTAAAATTGGTGGAAGCGCCAATCAACAAACGTTAGGTATGACAATCGGCGCATTACTATTTTCAATTGTTGTCTTTTTTGTCATCCAGCCTACGTTGACGACAGCCACATTAATTGTTGGATTTATATCTGGTTTATTCTGGAGTTTGGGACAGAATAAACAATTTCATAGCATGAAATATATGGGCGTTTCAGTTGGCTTACCAATTTCAACTGGGATGCAGTTAGTTGTTAATACCGTTGCAGGGGCTGTTTTTTTCCATGAATGGACAAAAACAAAAGACTTTGTTGTGGGCTTTATCGCTTTGGCCTTTTTAGTTTTTGGGGTGTATTTAACAGCTCGACAAGATGATGACAGTCAACCGAAAACCTCAAACAGTATGTTAGATTTTAATAAAGGGATTCGGGCCTTGATTTTCTCAACAGTTGGGTATGGCGTCTATACCATCATTATTAATGCCACTGGTTTAGATCCGTGGGGAATTATTTTGCCACAAAGTATTGGTATGTTAGTGGGGGCTAGTTTCTTTGCCTTCAAAAAAGTCAAAGTTGATCGTTTTGTTTGGATGAATATGACGACGGGTCTGCTTTGGGGCTTAGGAAATATTTGTATGTTATTAACAATGCGTGAAATTGGCTTAGCTATTAGCTTCTCTTTATCACAAATGGGGATTATTATTTCGACTCTTGGGGGCATCTTCCTTTTAGGCGAAAGAAAATCAAAAAAAGAAATGTTTTATGTTATTTTTGGTTGCATTTTTGTTATTCTAGGTGGTATTCTTTTAGGGTATATGAAAGCGTAA
- a CDS encoding amino acid permease → MSIFRKKEITVPVNDSGGMKKNLKTMDLIFLGIGAVVGTGIFVVTGVAAERYAGPGLVLSFLVAAAAIILSGLCYAEFASRIPVIGGPYAYMYVVFGEIVAWMTGWMIICEFFLAVSSVASGWSGYVHGFLDSLGFSLPQALSGAYNPTNGTYIDLIAMLVVVAVTFWVSLEAKTALRLNNLMVFVKFGIILLFVLVGIFYVKPTNWQPFIPYGFSGVFSGAALVFFAFLGFDAVSMAAEEVKNPKKDIPKGIIGSIIISTLLYIVVTLVLTGIVPFTDLGVKDPVAFAMRFINHGAIATIISVGAILTLLTVTIAMMYSLARVIYAISKDGLLPQFMSKIDEKRHTPKNATYVAGFLAMVFAGIVPMEMLAELTNIVTLFYLMFLALGIIKLRTMKGEPQAGEFKVPLVPVLPLISIVVCAALMFQLSLATWQVFGIAVVIGLAIYFFYGRHHSIVRFETKE, encoded by the coding sequence ATGTCTATTTTCAGAAAAAAAGAAATCACTGTGCCTGTCAATGACAGTGGTGGGATGAAAAAAAATCTTAAGACGATGGACTTAATTTTTCTAGGAATTGGGGCTGTAGTAGGAACAGGGATTTTTGTTGTGACAGGTGTCGCAGCGGAACGCTATGCAGGTCCAGGGCTCGTCTTATCATTTCTGGTAGCAGCAGCCGCGATTATTTTATCTGGTTTATGCTATGCAGAATTTGCATCACGTATTCCGGTCATTGGTGGGCCGTATGCCTACATGTATGTGGTCTTTGGAGAAATTGTGGCTTGGATGACTGGTTGGATGATTATTTGTGAGTTTTTCTTGGCGGTTTCATCCGTTGCTTCAGGTTGGTCAGGCTATGTCCATGGCTTTTTGGATAGCTTAGGTTTTTCTTTGCCGCAAGCGTTAAGTGGCGCTTATAATCCAACAAATGGTACATATATTGATTTGATTGCCATGTTGGTCGTTGTAGCCGTAACTTTTTGGGTATCTTTAGAAGCGAAAACAGCGTTACGTTTAAATAACTTAATGGTTTTCGTGAAGTTTGGGATTATTTTATTATTTGTTCTCGTGGGAATCTTTTATGTGAAACCAACGAACTGGCAACCATTTATTCCTTATGGTTTTTCAGGCGTTTTCAGTGGTGCTGCTTTAGTTTTCTTTGCCTTTCTAGGGTTTGATGCGGTCAGCATGGCCGCGGAGGAAGTGAAGAATCCGAAAAAAGATATTCCAAAAGGGATTATTGGTTCCATTATTATTTCAACATTGTTATATATTGTTGTTACGTTAGTTTTAACTGGGATTGTTCCATTTACGGATTTAGGGGTCAAGGATCCGGTGGCTTTTGCGATGCGCTTCATTAATCATGGCGCAATCGCGACAATCATTTCAGTTGGTGCTATTTTAACCTTATTAACAGTGACGATTGCGATGATGTACAGTTTAGCCCGTGTGATTTATGCGATTAGTAAAGATGGATTATTGCCGCAGTTTATGAGCAAAATCGATGAGAAGCGGCACACACCTAAGAATGCAACCTATGTAGCTGGATTTTTAGCAATGGTTTTTGCTGGGATTGTTCCAATGGAGATGTTGGCTGAACTTACAAATATCGTGACACTCTTTTATCTGATGTTTCTCGCTTTAGGAATTATCAAATTACGGACAATGAAAGGAGAACCGCAAGCAGGTGAATTTAAAGTACCACTTGTGCCGGTTCTACCATTAATTTCAATCGTGGTTTGCGCGGCTTTGATGTTCCAATTGTCTTTAGCTACTTGGCAAGTATTTGGCATAGCCGTAGTGATTGGTTTGGCTATTTATTTCTTTTATGGACGACACCATAGTATCGTTCGTTTCGAGACAAAAGAATAA
- the metG gene encoding methionine--tRNA ligase, translating to MSQKETFYITTPIYYPSGKLHIGNSYTTIACDAMARYKRLMGFDVFYLTGVDEHGQKIEKKAAELNVTPKEYVDKMAADVQKLWKTLDISYDKFIRTTDDYHMAAVQQIFDRLVEQGDIYLGEYEGWYSVSDEEFFTETQLAEVYRDDEGNVIGGKAPSGHEVELVKEESYFFRMSKYADRLVQYYEEHPEFIQPESRKNEMLNNFIKPGLEDLAVSRTTFSWGIPLKNDPKHVVYVWIDALSNYITALGYGSEDDSLFQKYWPANVQMVGKEIVRFHTIYWPIMLMALDLPLPKKVFGHGWLLMKDGKMSKSKGNVVYPEMLVERYGLDALRYYLLRAIPFGSDGVFTPEDFVSRLNYDLANDLGNLLNRTIAMINKYCDGKVPAYASKVTPFDSELSTTAANVIGKYHEAMEKMEFNTAIAEIWTLVSRANKYIDETAPWVLAKEEEKRNELESVMIHLAESLRIVAILLQPVMTETPGKIFEQLGLDPETMNMENIHFGEFPTDVTVTSKGTPIFPRLEIETEVTYIQKKMSQSESATEEDIKWNPEETTLVSTKEKQIKYDDFDKVELKVAEVIDCKKVKGADKLLQFRLDAGDENHRQILSGIAEFYPDPAALIGKKVVIVANLKPRKMRGQISQGMILSAESPEGKLQIVEAPKEMPNGAGIA from the coding sequence ATGTCACAGAAAGAAACATTTTATATTACCACCCCAATTTATTACCCAAGTGGGAAGTTACATATTGGGAATTCATATACAACAATCGCCTGCGATGCAATGGCCCGTTACAAGCGTTTAATGGGTTTTGATGTATTTTATTTAACAGGTGTGGATGAACATGGCCAAAAAATTGAAAAAAAAGCTGCTGAGTTGAATGTGACACCAAAAGAGTACGTTGATAAAATGGCAGCAGATGTTCAAAAATTATGGAAAACATTAGATATCAGCTATGATAAATTTATTCGGACAACGGATGATTATCACATGGCAGCCGTGCAACAAATTTTTGACCGTTTAGTAGAACAAGGAGATATCTACCTTGGAGAATATGAAGGTTGGTATTCAGTTTCTGATGAAGAATTTTTCACTGAAACACAATTAGCTGAAGTATATCGTGACGATGAAGGCAATGTCATTGGTGGGAAAGCACCAAGTGGTCACGAAGTCGAATTAGTTAAAGAAGAATCCTATTTCTTCCGCATGAGTAAATATGCGGATCGCTTGGTACAATATTACGAAGAACATCCAGAATTTATTCAACCAGAATCTCGTAAAAATGAGATGCTAAATAACTTTATCAAACCAGGATTAGAAGATTTAGCCGTTTCAAGAACGACTTTCTCTTGGGGAATTCCATTAAAAAATGATCCAAAACATGTGGTTTACGTATGGATTGATGCGTTATCAAACTATATTACAGCACTAGGTTATGGTTCAGAAGATGATTCATTATTCCAAAAATATTGGCCTGCGAACGTGCAAATGGTTGGGAAAGAAATCGTGCGTTTCCATACGATTTATTGGCCAATTATGTTAATGGCCTTGGATTTACCATTACCGAAAAAAGTCTTTGGACATGGTTGGTTATTGATGAAAGACGGAAAAATGTCTAAATCTAAAGGAAATGTTGTTTACCCTGAAATGTTAGTAGAACGCTACGGTCTAGATGCGTTACGTTATTATTTATTACGAGCAATTCCATTTGGTAGTGATGGCGTCTTTACACCAGAAGATTTCGTTTCTCGCTTAAATTATGATTTAGCTAATGACTTAGGAAACTTGTTGAATCGAACAATTGCGATGATTAATAAATATTGTGATGGCAAAGTACCAGCCTATGCTTCAAAAGTTACCCCATTTGATAGTGAACTATCGACAACTGCGGCGAATGTTATTGGAAAATATCATGAAGCAATGGAAAAAATGGAATTTAATACGGCCATTGCAGAAATCTGGACGCTAGTTTCTCGTGCAAATAAATATATTGATGAAACAGCGCCTTGGGTATTGGCTAAAGAAGAAGAGAAACGCAATGAATTAGAAAGTGTCATGATCCATTTAGCGGAAAGCTTACGAATTGTGGCAATCTTATTGCAACCAGTCATGACAGAAACACCAGGGAAAATTTTCGAACAATTAGGCTTAGATCCAGAAACAATGAACATGGAAAATATTCATTTTGGTGAGTTTCCAACAGATGTAACAGTAACAAGTAAAGGAACACCTATTTTCCCACGTTTAGAAATTGAAACAGAAGTAACGTATATTCAAAAGAAAATGTCCCAAAGCGAAAGTGCTACAGAAGAGGATATTAAATGGAATCCAGAAGAAACAACGTTGGTTTCAACGAAAGAAAAACAAATTAAGTACGATGATTTCGATAAAGTGGAATTAAAAGTTGCCGAAGTTATTGACTGTAAAAAAGTCAAAGGAGCAGATAAATTATTGCAATTTCGTTTAGATGCTGGAGATGAAAACCATCGTCAAATTCTTTCAGGTATTGCTGAATTTTATCCAGATCCAGCTGCGCTAATTGGCAAAAAAGTAGTCATTGTGGCTAACTTAAAACCAAGAAAAATGCGTGGTCAAATTAGCCAAGGAATGATTCTTTCAGCTGAATCACCAGAAGGGAAACTTCAAATTGTTGAAGCACCAAAAGAAATGCCAAATGGTGCAGGAATCGCATAA
- a CDS encoding HelD family protein, which yields MLLKGGISMTDEKIYEQQHLTTVCHELQAAKKVYEEQLANTMKDGKHMLEEFGRDSKLNFDSYADNLETFAMLEMKNREIDQWNLKNEATAKNLDKVKRLLQVPYFGKIGVTFEDSPEEPENFYIGVNDFTSLEEETRIHDWRSPIASLFYDNVLGKTAYTAHQQTIPVQLDLKRQLIIEKDQLINYFDTTIAIQDDVLLHSLEEDASPYMKDITTTIQQEQNQIIRDETQPLLLVNGIAGSGKTSAIMQRIAYLLYQHRAEITADNILLLSPNSTFIDYISQVLPNLGERNPLNLTLLQFLRFTTKEAWPMEEETDYFERITRSEATEQEHVIRSKEFATFLLSNPEKAVVQPHFFRPLTFKKQTLFTSETIFKLYQETPADLSIRQRISATKEKLTSLWTRYLLKQAHSKKMLDQFQDLTEAEQVRYFGTVITEDNEKHLADFALKRLKKKYRSITAAIKNDAWLDQWAFFETFYSLFTEKSYQKETAVFTADEIVALILVKHAFIENLANQQMAFILVDEVQDYTEAQLLLLLTLFPKASFTLAGDENQAIFNTAIEFSEAHDLLVNETSRSVGTYQLLNSYRSSKEITRLFQTLGTQPEQLTIVPIRHDGEKPTFIPCDSASDYLKAIVTSIATFDPKESTAIITKTFAEKEQLTKELSASLSLEEHPSLQVLSIDMAKGLEFDNVILHNPNVNRYSDNKRDKRILYTAISRGMKRVVLPYTGTLSERFTPYLAAQ from the coding sequence ATGTTATTAAAAGGAGGAATCTCCATGACCGATGAAAAAATTTATGAACAACAGCATTTAACAACGGTTTGTCATGAGCTGCAAGCGGCTAAAAAAGTTTACGAAGAGCAATTGGCGAACACAATGAAAGATGGCAAACATATGCTAGAGGAATTTGGTCGCGATTCTAAGCTGAATTTTGATAGTTATGCCGATAATCTAGAAACGTTTGCCATGTTGGAAATGAAGAACCGTGAAATTGATCAGTGGAACTTAAAAAATGAAGCAACGGCTAAAAATTTAGACAAAGTGAAACGCCTATTACAAGTTCCTTATTTTGGCAAAATTGGCGTGACTTTTGAAGACAGCCCTGAAGAGCCAGAAAACTTTTATATTGGCGTAAACGATTTTACTTCTTTAGAAGAAGAAACGCGCATTCACGATTGGCGCTCACCGATTGCTTCGTTATTTTATGACAATGTTTTAGGGAAAACAGCCTACACGGCACATCAACAAACCATTCCTGTACAACTTGATTTGAAAAGACAGTTAATTATTGAAAAAGATCAATTAATCAACTATTTTGACACAACCATTGCGATTCAAGATGATGTGTTATTGCATTCTTTAGAAGAAGATGCTTCTCCTTATATGAAGGACATTACGACAACCATCCAACAAGAACAAAATCAAATAATTCGTGACGAAACGCAGCCACTCCTACTAGTCAACGGGATTGCTGGTAGTGGGAAAACGTCTGCGATTATGCAACGGATTGCTTATTTACTTTATCAACATCGAGCAGAAATTACAGCGGATAATATTTTATTACTTTCACCAAATTCAACATTTATTGATTATATTTCTCAAGTTTTACCGAATTTAGGCGAACGAAATCCCTTGAATTTGACTCTTTTACAATTTTTGCGCTTCACTACCAAAGAAGCATGGCCAATGGAAGAAGAAACGGACTATTTCGAACGCATTACTCGCTCTGAGGCAACGGAGCAAGAGCACGTTATTCGTTCAAAAGAATTTGCAACGTTTCTTTTAAGCAATCCTGAAAAAGCAGTTGTGCAGCCACATTTTTTCCGTCCTTTAACTTTTAAAAAGCAGACCTTATTTACTTCAGAAACAATTTTTAAACTTTATCAAGAAACACCAGCTGACTTGAGTATTCGCCAACGAATTTCAGCCACAAAAGAAAAATTAACCAGTCTTTGGACACGGTACTTATTAAAACAAGCCCATTCTAAAAAAATGTTGGATCAATTCCAAGATTTAACAGAAGCTGAACAAGTTCGTTATTTTGGCACAGTGATTACCGAAGATAATGAAAAACATCTGGCTGATTTTGCTTTAAAACGTTTGAAGAAAAAATATCGCTCTATCACTGCCGCTATTAAAAATGATGCTTGGCTAGATCAATGGGCCTTTTTTGAAACGTTTTATTCTTTATTCACTGAAAAATCGTATCAAAAAGAGACAGCTGTTTTCACAGCCGATGAAATTGTGGCCCTTATTTTGGTGAAACATGCATTTATTGAAAATCTCGCCAACCAGCAAATGGCTTTTATCCTAGTCGATGAAGTCCAAGATTATACAGAAGCCCAATTATTATTACTGCTGACACTTTTCCCTAAAGCTAGTTTTACTTTAGCTGGTGATGAAAATCAAGCCATTTTTAATACAGCCATTGAATTTTCTGAAGCTCATGATTTATTGGTTAACGAAACCAGCCGTTCTGTTGGAACGTATCAATTATTAAACAGTTACCGTTCAAGTAAAGAAATTACACGACTCTTCCAAACATTAGGCACTCAACCAGAGCAATTAACCATTGTGCCCATCCGGCATGATGGAGAAAAGCCGACATTTATTCCTTGTGACTCTGCGTCTGACTATCTTAAAGCAATCGTCACTTCCATTGCAACTTTTGATCCGAAAGAAAGCACCGCCATTATTACTAAAACATTTGCAGAAAAAGAACAATTAACAAAAGAACTTAGTGCTTCTCTTTCATTAGAAGAACATCCGTCACTGCAAGTTTTATCAATTGATATGGCAAAAGGTCTAGAATTTGATAATGTAATTCTTCATAACCCAAATGTTAATCGTTATTCCGACAATAAACGAGATAAAAGAATCCTGTATACTGCTATTTCTCGTGGAATGAAACGGGTCGTTTTACCTTATACCGGCACACTTTCTGAACGGTTTACACCTTACTTGGCAGCCCAGTAA
- a CDS encoding TatD family hydrolase yields MIFDTHTHLNAEQFNDDIPETIAHAQELGVTEMAVVGFDEPTIEKSLLLSQEYANIYSIIGWHPTEAGSYTPEVERRLQEQLTLPKIVALGEIGLDYYWMEDPKEVQEKVFRRQIAIAREMNLPFSVHTREALEDTYRILKDEKISDIGGIMHSFSGDAEWMKKFLDLGLHISFSGVVTFKKALDVQEAAMAVPLERMLVETDAPYLAPVPYRGKRNEPGYTRYVVEKIAELRQLTFEEVAEQTRVNAHRLFRIDK; encoded by the coding sequence ATGATTTTTGATACACATACACATTTGAATGCAGAACAATTTAATGATGATATTCCAGAAACGATTGCACATGCCCAAGAATTGGGTGTTACAGAGATGGCCGTGGTCGGTTTTGATGAACCAACGATTGAAAAATCTCTTTTACTTAGTCAGGAATATGCCAATATTTATAGTATCATTGGTTGGCATCCAACAGAAGCGGGTAGCTATACGCCAGAGGTTGAACGACGATTACAAGAACAATTAACGTTGCCAAAAATTGTAGCATTAGGTGAAATCGGTCTTGATTATTACTGGATGGAGGATCCTAAAGAGGTGCAAGAAAAAGTCTTTCGCCGTCAAATTGCGATTGCTCGGGAAATGAATTTACCGTTTAGTGTGCATACGAGAGAGGCATTAGAAGATACCTATCGAATTTTAAAAGATGAAAAAATTTCAGATATTGGTGGAATCATGCATAGTTTCAGTGGTGATGCCGAGTGGATGAAGAAATTTTTAGATTTAGGTCTGCATATTTCTTTTAGTGGAGTCGTAACGTTTAAAAAGGCGTTGGATGTTCAAGAAGCGGCGATGGCGGTACCACTTGAACGAATGTTGGTGGAAACAGATGCACCCTATTTAGCCCCTGTTCCTTATCGTGGTAAACGGAATGAACCCGGCTATACACGATACGTAGTGGAAAAAATTGCTGAATTACGACAACTAACCTTTGAAGAAGTGGCAGAACAAACGAGAGTCAACGCTCATCGCTTGTTTCGGATAGATAAATGA
- the rnmV gene encoding ribonuclease M5: MKEKMKVAEIIVVEGKDDTRRIQEVVAADTIETIGSAINDEILTQIEHAQETRGVIIFTDPDYSGEKIRKTIMEVVPDAKHAFLSRKVAVPKKNGGSLGVEHASDEAIIEALKKVVTPVQADEDYQEIPRQTLVEYGLIAGANAKKYRELLGDDLRIGYTNSKQLVKRLSMFRITEAELKESMTRILKELANEE, from the coding sequence ATGAAAGAAAAAATGAAAGTTGCAGAAATCATTGTCGTTGAAGGAAAAGACGACACACGCCGCATTCAAGAGGTAGTTGCAGCGGATACGATTGAAACGATTGGCTCTGCTATCAATGATGAAATTTTGACACAAATTGAACACGCACAAGAAACGAGAGGCGTGATTATTTTTACAGATCCAGACTATTCGGGCGAAAAAATTCGTAAAACAATAATGGAAGTCGTTCCTGATGCAAAGCATGCTTTTTTATCAAGAAAAGTTGCAGTGCCTAAAAAAAATGGCGGTAGCCTAGGGGTTGAACATGCTAGTGATGAAGCAATTATTGAAGCCTTAAAAAAAGTCGTAACACCTGTTCAAGCTGATGAAGACTATCAAGAAATTCCTAGACAAACACTGGTTGAATATGGTTTAATAGCGGGAGCAAATGCAAAAAAATACCGTGAATTATTAGGAGATGACCTAAGAATTGGCTATACAAATAGCAAACAGTTAGTCAAACGGTTAAGCATGTTTCGGATTACAGAAGCAGAATTGAAAGAAAGCATGACACGTATTTTAAAAGAACTTGCAAACGAAGAATAA
- the rsmA gene encoding 16S rRNA (adenine(1518)-N(6)/adenine(1519)-N(6))-dimethyltransferase RsmA: MTDYKEIATPSRTKEILKKHGFSFKKSLGQNFLTEPNILRKIVETAGINQQTNVVEVGPGIGALTEQLAMNAAQVVAFEIDDRLIPVLADTLSRYDNVTVVHQDVLKADLVETTNQVFQEKYPIKVVANLPYYITTPIMMHFLESSLDVAEMVVMMQKEVADRIAAKPGTKAYGSLSIAVQYFMEASVAFIVPKTVFVPQPNVDSAIIKLTRRATPAVTVTNEKEFFKLTKASFQLRRKTLWNNLTHFYGKDEQTVAWLKESLAEAEIDPSRRGETLSLEEFARLSNALEKNKPV, encoded by the coding sequence GTGACGGACTATAAAGAAATTGCCACACCATCCAGAACCAAAGAAATACTAAAAAAACATGGATTTTCATTTAAAAAGAGTTTAGGTCAAAATTTTTTGACAGAGCCTAATATTTTAAGAAAAATTGTAGAAACAGCGGGAATCAATCAGCAGACAAATGTTGTCGAAGTCGGGCCTGGAATTGGTGCATTAACAGAGCAATTAGCGATGAACGCAGCACAAGTTGTGGCTTTTGAGATTGATGATCGCTTGATTCCTGTCTTAGCGGATACCTTAAGTCGCTATGATAATGTAACAGTGGTGCATCAAGATGTTTTAAAAGCTGATTTGGTCGAGACAACCAACCAAGTTTTTCAAGAGAAGTATCCGATTAAAGTGGTAGCGAACCTACCTTACTATATTACTACGCCAATTATGATGCATTTTTTAGAATCTTCTTTAGATGTAGCTGAAATGGTTGTGATGATGCAAAAAGAGGTCGCTGATCGAATTGCTGCTAAACCAGGAACGAAAGCTTATGGCTCATTATCAATTGCTGTCCAATATTTTATGGAAGCAAGTGTCGCCTTTATTGTGCCAAAAACGGTTTTTGTGCCGCAGCCCAATGTTGACTCGGCGATTATTAAATTGACGCGCCGTGCTACACCAGCAGTGACAGTGACCAATGAAAAAGAATTTTTCAAATTAACCAAAGCAAGTTTCCAATTAAGACGTAAAACATTGTGGAATAACTTAACGCATTTTTATGGGAAAGATGAACAAACGGTGGCTTGGCTAAAAGAAAGCCTGGCTGAAGCAGAAATCGATCCTTCTAGACGTGGTGAAACATTGTCTTTAGAAGAATTTGCTCGTTTAAGTAATGCTTTAGAAAAAAATAAACCAGTATAA
- a CDS encoding ABC transporter ATP-binding protein: MVEMALRNVYKKYDNAEHYSVTDFNLEITDREFIVFVGPSGCGKSTTLRMIAGLEDITEGELSIGDKVMNDVAPKDRDIAMVFQNYALYPHMTVFDNMAFGLKLRKYDKAEIKKRVENAADILGLTEYLQRKPAALSGGQRQRVALGRAIVRDAKVFLMDEPLSNLDAKLRVAMRAEIAKLHQRLETTTIYVTHDQTEAMTMADRIVIMKDGFIQQIGSPKEVYNTPKNMFVAGFIGSPAMNFFKVTLNNGVISNQHGLKLAIPEGRNKELVEHGYEGKELIFGIRPEDIHSEQVALTAMKDAVIKSEVVVSELLGAESMLYTKIGDTEFISKVDARDFHHPGEMIDLAFDINKGHFFDPQTEEVIK; this comes from the coding sequence ATGGTGGAAATGGCGCTTAGAAATGTTTATAAAAAATATGACAATGCAGAACATTATTCTGTTACAGATTTTAACTTAGAAATTACAGACCGTGAATTTATCGTCTTTGTCGGACCTTCTGGTTGCGGTAAATCAACAACATTGCGCATGATTGCTGGCTTAGAAGATATTACTGAAGGTGAATTATCAATTGGGGACAAAGTCATGAATGACGTTGCACCGAAAGATCGTGATATTGCCATGGTTTTCCAAAACTATGCGCTTTACCCGCATATGACTGTTTTTGATAACATGGCCTTTGGTTTAAAACTAAGAAAATATGATAAAGCTGAAATTAAAAAACGGGTGGAAAATGCTGCGGATATTCTGGGCTTAACAGAGTACTTACAGCGTAAACCTGCGGCGCTTTCTGGTGGACAACGCCAACGTGTTGCACTTGGCCGGGCAATTGTCCGTGATGCCAAAGTCTTTTTAATGGATGAACCTTTATCAAACTTGGATGCAAAATTACGTGTAGCCATGCGTGCTGAAATCGCTAAACTACACCAACGTTTAGAAACTACGACAATTTATGTGACACATGACCAAACCGAAGCGATGACCATGGCTGACCGAATCGTAATTATGAAAGATGGCTTTATTCAACAAATTGGTTCACCAAAAGAAGTTTACAATACACCTAAAAATATGTTCGTAGCTGGGTTCATCGGCTCACCTGCCATGAATTTCTTCAAAGTTACCTTAAACAATGGGGTTATTTCTAACCAACATGGCTTAAAACTAGCAATTCCTGAAGGAAGAAACAAAGAGCTTGTTGAACATGGTTATGAAGGCAAAGAATTAATTTTCGGTATTCGTCCAGAAGATATTCATAGCGAACAAGTGGCTTTAACGGCAATGAAAGATGCAGTGATTAAATCTGAAGTCGTTGTTTCTGAATTATTAGGGGCTGAATCCATGCTTTATACAAAAATTGGTGATACAGAGTTTATCTCAAAAGTAGATGCTCGTGACTTCCACCATCCTGGTGAAATGATTGACTTAGCTTTTGATATTAACAAAGGACATTTCTTCGACCCTCAAACAGAAGAAGTCATTAAATAA